CAACAAACTGGGCGGAGACGACTTCGACGATGTTGTGATGAACTACCTGGTGAGCGAATTCAAAAAAGAGCATGGCATCGACCTGTCCAAGGATCGCATGGCTCAACAACGTTTGAAAGACGCTGCTGAAAAAGCGAAGAAAGACCTCTCCGGCGTATTGACTACGACCATTTCCCTGCCGTTCATTACAGCAGATGCAACAGGTCCAAAGCACTTGGAGATGAACCTGACTCGTGCGAAGTTCGAAGAGCTGTCTGCTGAGCTGGTTGAGCGTACAATGGGCCCAACTCGTCAAGCGCTGAAAGACGCTGGTCTGACTCCAAGCGAACTGGATCGCGTTATCCTGGTTGGTGGTTCTACTCGTATCCCAGCGGTACAAGAAGCAATCAAGAAATTTACAGGAAAAGAACCACATAAAGGTGTGAACCCAGACGAAGTAGTAGCACTGGGCGCGGCTGTTCAAGCGGGCGTACTGACTGGTGACGTGAAGGACGTTGTTCTTCTCGACGTAACTCCACTGTCCCTCGGTATCGAAACATTGGGTGGCGTATTCACCAAGCTGATCGATCGCAACACGACGATCCCAACAAGCAAATCCCAAGTGTTCTCTACAGCTGCGGACAACCAAACATCTGTAGAAATTCACGTTCTCCAAGGGGAGCGTCAAATGGCAGGCGACAACAAATCGCTCGGACGCTTCAACTTGTCCGATATCCCGCCAGCGCCACGCGGCATCCCGCAAATCGAAGTATCCTTCGATATTGACGCGAACGGTATCGTAAACGTACGTGCAAAAGACCTGGGTACAGGTAAAGAGCAACGTATCACGATCACTTCTAACTCTGGTCTGTCCGACGATGATATCGATCGCATGGTAAAAGATGCTGAGTTGAATGCAGAAGCGGACAAACAACGCAAAGAGCAAGTAGAAGTTCGCAACGAAGCAGACCAACTCGTATTCACGACTGAGAAAACACTCAAAGAAGTAGAAGGCAAGATCGATCAAGCTGAAATCGATCGTGCTAACGCTGCGAAAGATAAAGTGAAAGCTGCTCTGGAAGGCAGCAACTTCGAAGAGATCAAGACAGCGAAAGATGAACTGTCCGAGATCATCCAACAAATTTCGGTGAAGCTCTATGAGCAGGCTGCTCAAGCGCAAGCAGCACAAGGCGGCGGCGCTGAAGGTCAAGAGCCGAAGAAAGACAATGTCGTTGATGCTGACTACGAAGTGGTAGACGATAAAAAGTAACACGCTGGAACTGTGAGGGGAGAGATTTCTTCCCTCACTTCCCACGATGTGACCCATGAAAGTCAAAGTCACGGAATGCTGACTTTGACTTTTTTTCAAGTCTGTCACATGCTATGATAACAGTTGACTGTCATGGGAGTGATGTAGGAGATGAAACGTGATTTATACGAGGTTCTGGGCGTAGCCAAGGATGCGGACGCGGATGAAATCAAAAAAGCGTATCGCAAGCTGGCACGTCAGTACCATCCGGATGTAAATAAAGAGGCTGACGCGGAAGAAAAGTTCAAAGAAGTTAAGGATGCGTACGACATCCTGTCCGAGCCACAAAAGCGTGCGCAGTATGACCGTTTTGGTCACCAAGACCCGAA
The window above is part of the Brevibacillus brevis NBRC 100599 genome. Proteins encoded here:
- the dnaK gene encoding molecular chaperone DnaK, coding for MSRVIGIDLGTTNSCVAVMEGGEPVVIANAEGNRTTPSVVAFKNGERIVGEAAKRQAITNPDNTVISIKRHMGSAHKETLEGNQYTPEQISAMILQKLKADAEAYLGQSVTQAVITVPAYFNDSQRQATKDAGKIAGLEVLRIVNEPTAAALAYGMEKTEDQTVLVFDLGGGTFDVSILELSDGFFEVKATSGDNKLGGDDFDDVVMNYLVSEFKKEHGIDLSKDRMAQQRLKDAAEKAKKDLSGVLTTTISLPFITADATGPKHLEMNLTRAKFEELSAELVERTMGPTRQALKDAGLTPSELDRVILVGGSTRIPAVQEAIKKFTGKEPHKGVNPDEVVALGAAVQAGVLTGDVKDVVLLDVTPLSLGIETLGGVFTKLIDRNTTIPTSKSQVFSTAADNQTSVEIHVLQGERQMAGDNKSLGRFNLSDIPPAPRGIPQIEVSFDIDANGIVNVRAKDLGTGKEQRITITSNSGLSDDDIDRMVKDAELNAEADKQRKEQVEVRNEADQLVFTTEKTLKEVEGKIDQAEIDRANAAKDKVKAALEGSNFEEIKTAKDELSEIIQQISVKLYEQAAQAQAAQGGGAEGQEPKKDNVVDADYEVVDDKK